A window from Lepus europaeus isolate LE1 chromosome 20, mLepTim1.pri, whole genome shotgun sequence encodes these proteins:
- the CHERP gene encoding calcium homeostasis endoplasmic reticulum protein isoform X3: MEMPLPPDDQELRNVIDKLAQFVARNGPEFEKMTMEKQKDNPKFSFLFGGEFYSYYKCKLALEQQQLICKQQAPELEPPLPQPPPAQGTPSMDELIQQSQWNLQQQEQHLLALRQEQVTAAVAHAVEQQMQKLLEETQLDMNEFDNLLQPIIDTCTKDAISAGKNWMFSNAKSPPHCELMAGHLRSRITAEGAHFELRLHLIYLINDVLHHWALTRGRSLPHSQRKQARELLAALQKVVVPIYCTSFLAVEEDKQQKIARLLQLWEKNGYFDDSIIQQLQSPALGLGQYQATLITEYSAVVQPVQLAFQQQIQTLKTQHEEFVNSLAQQPPPQPQPQPQLQMPQMEADVKATPPPPAPPPAPAPAPALPPTTQPGARPPAPSAGCPGAPATPAATQPDDSKPAIQMPGSSDYDSAGGVQDPAAAGPRGPGPHDQIPPNKPPWFDQPHPVAPWGQQQPPEQPPYPHHQGGPPHCPPWGNSHEGMWGEQRGDPGWNGQRDAPWGNQPDPNWNSQFEGPWNNQHEQPPWAGGQREPPFRVQRPPPFRGPFPPHQQHPQFNQPPHPHNFNRFPPRFMQDDFPPRHPFERPPYPHRFDYPQGDFPADMGPPHHHPGHRMPHPAINEHPPWAGPQHPDFGPPPHGFNGQPPHMRRQGPPHINHDDPSLVPNVPYFDLPAGLMAPLVKLEDHEYKPLDPKDIRLPPPMPPSERLLAAVEAFYSPPSHDRPRNSEGWEQNGLYEFFRAKMRARRRKGQEKRNSGPSRSRSRSKSRGRSSSRSHSRSSKSSGSYSRSRSRSCSRSYSRSRSRSRSRSRSSRSRSRSRSRSRSKSYSPGRRRRSRSRSPTPPSSAGLGANSAPPIPDSRLGEENKGHQMLVKMGWSGSGGLGAKEQGIQDPIKGGDVRDKWDQYKGVGVALDDPYENYRRNKSYSFIARMKARDEFSTFGARKEEKEDLTHA, encoded by the exons ATGGAGATGCCTCTGCCGCCCGACG ACCAGGAGCTGCGGAATGTCATCGACAAGCTGGCCCAGTTCGTGGCCCGCAACGGGCCCGAGTTCGAGAAGATGACgatggagaagcagaaagacaacCCGAAGTTCTCGTTCCTGTTCGGGGGCGAGTTCTACAGCTACTACAAGTGCAAGCTGGcgctggagcagcagcagc TCATCTGTAAGCAGCAGGCGCCGGAGCTGGAGCCGCCCCTGCCGCAGCCGCCGCCGGCCCAGGGCACCCCGTCCATGGACGAGCTCATCCAGCAGAGCCAGTGGAACctccagcagcaggagcagcacctgCTGGCGCTCAGACAG gaGCAGGTCACGGCGGCCGTGGCCCACGCCGTGGAGCAGCAGATGCAGAAGCTGCTGGAGGAGACGCAGCTGGACATGAACGAGTTCGACAACCTGCTGCAGCCCATCATCGACACCTGCACCAAGGACGCCATCTCG GCCGGCAAGAACTGGATGTTCAGCAACGCCAAGTCGCCGCCGCACTGCGAGCTGATGGCGGGCCACCTGCGCAGCCGCATCACAGCCGAGGGCGCGCACTTCGAGCTGCGGCTGCACCTCATCTACCTCATCAACGATGTGCTGCACCACTG GGCCCTGACGCGCGGAAGGTCTCTCCCTCACAGCCAGCGCAAGCAGGCCCGGGAGCTGCTGGCCGCCCTGCAGAAGGTCGTCGTGCCCATCTACTGCACCAGCTTCCTGGCCGTGGAGGaggacaagcagcagaagatcgccAGG ctcctgcagctctgggagaAGAACGGCTACTTCGACGACTCCATCATCCAGCAGCTGCAGAGCCCGGCGCTGGGGCTCGGCCAGTACCAG GCCACGCTCATCACCGAGTACTCGGCGGTGGTGCAGCCGGTGCAGCTGGCCTTCCAGCAGCAGATCCAGACCCTGAAGACGCAGCACGAGGAGTTCGtcaacagcctggcccagcagccgccgccgcagccacagccacagccacagctccagatgccacagatggaggccGACGTGAAGGccacgccgccgccgcccgctccGCCTCCGGCTCCCGCCCCGGCTCCGGCCCTGCCGCCAACCACCCAGCCCGGTGcgcggcccccggccccctcGGCGGGCTGCCCCGGGGCCCCGGCCACCCCAGCAGCCACCCAGCCTG ATGACAGCAAGCCGGCCATCCAGATGCCTGGCTCCTCGGACTACGACTCCGCGGGGGGCGTCCAGGACCCTGCAGCCGCTGGCCCCCGGGGCCCCGGGCCCCACGACCAGATCCCACCCAACAAGCCGCCATGGTTTGACCAGCCCCACCCCGTCGCTCCCTGGGGCCAACAGCAG CCTCCGGAGCAGCCCCCCTACCCGCACCACCAGGGCGGACCGCCCCACTGCCCGCCCTGGGGCAACAGCCACGAGGGCATGTGGGGCGAGCAGCGCGGGGACCCCGGCTGGAACGGCCAGCGCGACGCGCCCTGGGGCAACCAGCCCGACCCCAACTGGAACAGCCAGTTCGAGGGCCCCTGGAACAACCAGCACGAGCAGCCGCCCTGGGCCGGCGGCCAGCGCGAGCCGCCCTTCCGCGTGCAGCGGCCGCCGCCCTTCCGCGGGCCCTTCCCGCCACACCAGCAGCACCCGCAGTTCAACCAGCCGCCGCACCCGCACAACTTCAACCGCTTCCCGCCACGCTTCATGCAGGACGACTTCCCGCCGCGCCACCCCTTCGAGCGGCCGCCCTACCCGCACCGCTTCGACTACCCGCAGGGGGACTTCCCCGCCG ACATGGGCCCCCCGCACCACCACCCCGGCCACCGCATGCCGCACCCCGCCATCAATGAGCACCCACCCTGGGCGGGGCCCCAGCACCCCGACTTCGGCCCACCCCCCCACGGCTTCAACGGGCAGCCCCCCCACATGCGGCGGCAGGGCCCCCCGCACATCAACCACGACGACCCCAGCCTCGTCCCCAACGTGCCCTACTTCGACCTCCCCGCCGGCCTCATGGCGCCGCTCGTGAAG CTGGAAGACCACGAGTACAAGCCCCTGGACCCCAAGGACATCCGCCTGCCGCCCCCCATGCCGCCCAGCGAGAGGCTGCTGGCGGCCGTGGAGGCTTTCTACAGCCCGCCCTCGCATGACAGGCCCAGGAACAG CGAAGGCTGGGAGCAGAACGGCCTGTACGAGTTCTTCCGGGCCAAGATGCGGGCCCGGCGGCGGAAGGGCCAGGAGAAGAGGAACAG CGGCCCCTCCAGGTCCCGCAGCAGGTCCAAGAGCCGGGGCCGCTCGTCCTCCCGCTCGCACTCGCGCTCCTCCAAGTCGTCGGGCTCCTACTCCCGCTCGCGCTCGCGCTCCTGCTCCCGCTCCTACTCGCGCTCCAGGTCCAG GAGCCGGAGCCGGTCCCGCTCGTCCAGAAGCCGCTCCCGCTCCCGCTCGCGCTCCCGCTCCAAGTCCTACTCCCCGGGAAGGAGGCGCCGCTCGCGCTCCCGGAGCCCCACGCCACC CTCCTCGGCCGGCCTGGGCGCTAACTCGGCGCCCCCCATCCCTGACTCGAGGCTCGGGGAGGAGAACAAGGGACATCAGATGCTCGTGAAGATGG gcTGGAGCGGCTCCGGCGGCCTGGGCGCGAAGGAGCAGGGCATCCAGGACCCCATCAAAGGGGGCGACGTGCGCGACAAGTGGGACCAGTACAAGGGCGTGGGCGTGGCGCTGGACGACCCCTACGAGAACTACCGGCGCAACAAGAGCTACTCCTTCATCGCCCGCATGAAGGCCAGGGACGAGT TCTCCACGTTCGGGGCccggaaggaggagaaggaagacctgACGCACGCCTAG
- the CHERP gene encoding calcium homeostasis endoplasmic reticulum protein isoform X2 has product MEMPLPPDDQELRNVIDKLAQFVARNGPEFEKMTMEKQKDNPKFSFLFGGEFYSYYKCKLALEQQQLICKQQAPELEPPLPQPPPAQGTPSMDELIQQSQWNLQQQEQHLLALRQEQVTAAVAHAVEQQMQKLLEETQLDMNEFDNLLQPIIDTCTKDAISAGKNWMFSNAKSPPHCELMAGHLRSRITAEGAHFELRLHLIYLINDVLHHWALTRGRSLPHSQRKQARELLAALQKVVVPIYCTSFLAVEEDKQQKIARLLQLWEKNGYFDDSIIQQLQSPALGLGQYQATLITEYSAVVQPVQLAFQQQIQTLKTQHEEFVNSLAQQPPPQPQPQPQLQMPQMEADVKATPPPPAPPPAPAPAPALPPTTQPGARPPAPSAGCPGAPATPAATQPDDSKPAIQMPGSSDYDSAGGVQDPAAAGPRGPGPHDQIPPNKPPWFDQPHPVAPWGQQQPPEQPPYPHHQGGPPHCPPWGNSHEGMWGEQRGDPGWNGQRDAPWGNQPDPNWNSQFEGPWNNQHEQPPWAGGQREPPFRVQRPPPFRGPFPPHQQHPQFNQPPHPHNFNRFPPRFMQDDFPPRHPFERPPYPHRFDYPQGDFPADMGPPHHHPGHRMPHPAINEHPPWAGPQHPDFGPPPHGFNGQPPHMRRQGPPHINHDDPSLVPNVPYFDLPAGLMAPLVKLEDHEYKPLDPKDIRLPPPMPPSERLLAAVEAFYSPPSHDRPRNSEGWEQNGLYEFFRAKMRARRRKGQEKRNRSRSRSKSRGRSSSRSHSRSSKSSGSYSRSRSRSCSRSYSRSRSRSRSRSRSSRSRSRSRSRSRSKSYSPGRRRRSRSRSPTPPNRLRCSSSAGLGANSAPPIPDSRLGEENKGHQMLVKMGWSGSGGLGAKEQGIQDPIKGGDVRDKWDQYKGVGVALDDPYENYRRNKSYSFIARMKARDEFSTFGARKEEKEDLTHA; this is encoded by the exons ATGGAGATGCCTCTGCCGCCCGACG ACCAGGAGCTGCGGAATGTCATCGACAAGCTGGCCCAGTTCGTGGCCCGCAACGGGCCCGAGTTCGAGAAGATGACgatggagaagcagaaagacaacCCGAAGTTCTCGTTCCTGTTCGGGGGCGAGTTCTACAGCTACTACAAGTGCAAGCTGGcgctggagcagcagcagc TCATCTGTAAGCAGCAGGCGCCGGAGCTGGAGCCGCCCCTGCCGCAGCCGCCGCCGGCCCAGGGCACCCCGTCCATGGACGAGCTCATCCAGCAGAGCCAGTGGAACctccagcagcaggagcagcacctgCTGGCGCTCAGACAG gaGCAGGTCACGGCGGCCGTGGCCCACGCCGTGGAGCAGCAGATGCAGAAGCTGCTGGAGGAGACGCAGCTGGACATGAACGAGTTCGACAACCTGCTGCAGCCCATCATCGACACCTGCACCAAGGACGCCATCTCG GCCGGCAAGAACTGGATGTTCAGCAACGCCAAGTCGCCGCCGCACTGCGAGCTGATGGCGGGCCACCTGCGCAGCCGCATCACAGCCGAGGGCGCGCACTTCGAGCTGCGGCTGCACCTCATCTACCTCATCAACGATGTGCTGCACCACTG GGCCCTGACGCGCGGAAGGTCTCTCCCTCACAGCCAGCGCAAGCAGGCCCGGGAGCTGCTGGCCGCCCTGCAGAAGGTCGTCGTGCCCATCTACTGCACCAGCTTCCTGGCCGTGGAGGaggacaagcagcagaagatcgccAGG ctcctgcagctctgggagaAGAACGGCTACTTCGACGACTCCATCATCCAGCAGCTGCAGAGCCCGGCGCTGGGGCTCGGCCAGTACCAG GCCACGCTCATCACCGAGTACTCGGCGGTGGTGCAGCCGGTGCAGCTGGCCTTCCAGCAGCAGATCCAGACCCTGAAGACGCAGCACGAGGAGTTCGtcaacagcctggcccagcagccgccgccgcagccacagccacagccacagctccagatgccacagatggaggccGACGTGAAGGccacgccgccgccgcccgctccGCCTCCGGCTCCCGCCCCGGCTCCGGCCCTGCCGCCAACCACCCAGCCCGGTGcgcggcccccggccccctcGGCGGGCTGCCCCGGGGCCCCGGCCACCCCAGCAGCCACCCAGCCTG ATGACAGCAAGCCGGCCATCCAGATGCCTGGCTCCTCGGACTACGACTCCGCGGGGGGCGTCCAGGACCCTGCAGCCGCTGGCCCCCGGGGCCCCGGGCCCCACGACCAGATCCCACCCAACAAGCCGCCATGGTTTGACCAGCCCCACCCCGTCGCTCCCTGGGGCCAACAGCAG CCTCCGGAGCAGCCCCCCTACCCGCACCACCAGGGCGGACCGCCCCACTGCCCGCCCTGGGGCAACAGCCACGAGGGCATGTGGGGCGAGCAGCGCGGGGACCCCGGCTGGAACGGCCAGCGCGACGCGCCCTGGGGCAACCAGCCCGACCCCAACTGGAACAGCCAGTTCGAGGGCCCCTGGAACAACCAGCACGAGCAGCCGCCCTGGGCCGGCGGCCAGCGCGAGCCGCCCTTCCGCGTGCAGCGGCCGCCGCCCTTCCGCGGGCCCTTCCCGCCACACCAGCAGCACCCGCAGTTCAACCAGCCGCCGCACCCGCACAACTTCAACCGCTTCCCGCCACGCTTCATGCAGGACGACTTCCCGCCGCGCCACCCCTTCGAGCGGCCGCCCTACCCGCACCGCTTCGACTACCCGCAGGGGGACTTCCCCGCCG ACATGGGCCCCCCGCACCACCACCCCGGCCACCGCATGCCGCACCCCGCCATCAATGAGCACCCACCCTGGGCGGGGCCCCAGCACCCCGACTTCGGCCCACCCCCCCACGGCTTCAACGGGCAGCCCCCCCACATGCGGCGGCAGGGCCCCCCGCACATCAACCACGACGACCCCAGCCTCGTCCCCAACGTGCCCTACTTCGACCTCCCCGCCGGCCTCATGGCGCCGCTCGTGAAG CTGGAAGACCACGAGTACAAGCCCCTGGACCCCAAGGACATCCGCCTGCCGCCCCCCATGCCGCCCAGCGAGAGGCTGCTGGCGGCCGTGGAGGCTTTCTACAGCCCGCCCTCGCATGACAGGCCCAGGAACAG CGAAGGCTGGGAGCAGAACGGCCTGTACGAGTTCTTCCGGGCCAAGATGCGGGCCCGGCGGCGGAAGGGCCAGGAGAAGAGGAACAG GTCCCGCAGCAGGTCCAAGAGCCGGGGCCGCTCGTCCTCCCGCTCGCACTCGCGCTCCTCCAAGTCGTCGGGCTCCTACTCCCGCTCGCGCTCGCGCTCCTGCTCCCGCTCCTACTCGCGCTCCAGGTCCAG GAGCCGGAGCCGGTCCCGCTCGTCCAGAAGCCGCTCCCGCTCCCGCTCGCGCTCCCGCTCCAAGTCCTACTCCCCGGGAAGGAGGCGCCGCTCGCGCTCCCGGAGCCCCACGCCACC TAACCGTCTTCGTTGTAGCTCCTCGGCCGGCCTGGGCGCTAACTCGGCGCCCCCCATCCCTGACTCGAGGCTCGGGGAGGAGAACAAGGGACATCAGATGCTCGTGAAGATGG gcTGGAGCGGCTCCGGCGGCCTGGGCGCGAAGGAGCAGGGCATCCAGGACCCCATCAAAGGGGGCGACGTGCGCGACAAGTGGGACCAGTACAAGGGCGTGGGCGTGGCGCTGGACGACCCCTACGAGAACTACCGGCGCAACAAGAGCTACTCCTTCATCGCCCGCATGAAGGCCAGGGACGAGT TCTCCACGTTCGGGGCccggaaggaggagaaggaagacctgACGCACGCCTAG
- the CHERP gene encoding calcium homeostasis endoplasmic reticulum protein isoform X1 has product MEMPLPPDDQELRNVIDKLAQFVARNGPEFEKMTMEKQKDNPKFSFLFGGEFYSYYKCKLALEQQQLICKQQAPELEPPLPQPPPAQGTPSMDELIQQSQWNLQQQEQHLLALRQEQVTAAVAHAVEQQMQKLLEETQLDMNEFDNLLQPIIDTCTKDAISAGKNWMFSNAKSPPHCELMAGHLRSRITAEGAHFELRLHLIYLINDVLHHWALTRGRSLPHSQRKQARELLAALQKVVVPIYCTSFLAVEEDKQQKIARLLQLWEKNGYFDDSIIQQLQSPALGLGQYQATLITEYSAVVQPVQLAFQQQIQTLKTQHEEFVNSLAQQPPPQPQPQPQLQMPQMEADVKATPPPPAPPPAPAPAPALPPTTQPGARPPAPSAGCPGAPATPAATQPDDSKPAIQMPGSSDYDSAGGVQDPAAAGPRGPGPHDQIPPNKPPWFDQPHPVAPWGQQQPPEQPPYPHHQGGPPHCPPWGNSHEGMWGEQRGDPGWNGQRDAPWGNQPDPNWNSQFEGPWNNQHEQPPWAGGQREPPFRVQRPPPFRGPFPPHQQHPQFNQPPHPHNFNRFPPRFMQDDFPPRHPFERPPYPHRFDYPQGDFPADMGPPHHHPGHRMPHPAINEHPPWAGPQHPDFGPPPHGFNGQPPHMRRQGPPHINHDDPSLVPNVPYFDLPAGLMAPLVKLEDHEYKPLDPKDIRLPPPMPPSERLLAAVEAFYSPPSHDRPRNSEGWEQNGLYEFFRAKMRARRRKGQEKRNSGPSRSRSRSKSRGRSSSRSHSRSSKSSGSYSRSRSRSCSRSYSRSRSRSRSRSRSSRSRSRSRSRSRSKSYSPGRRRRSRSRSPTPPNRLRCSSSAGLGANSAPPIPDSRLGEENKGHQMLVKMGWSGSGGLGAKEQGIQDPIKGGDVRDKWDQYKGVGVALDDPYENYRRNKSYSFIARMKARDEFSTFGARKEEKEDLTHA; this is encoded by the exons ATGGAGATGCCTCTGCCGCCCGACG ACCAGGAGCTGCGGAATGTCATCGACAAGCTGGCCCAGTTCGTGGCCCGCAACGGGCCCGAGTTCGAGAAGATGACgatggagaagcagaaagacaacCCGAAGTTCTCGTTCCTGTTCGGGGGCGAGTTCTACAGCTACTACAAGTGCAAGCTGGcgctggagcagcagcagc TCATCTGTAAGCAGCAGGCGCCGGAGCTGGAGCCGCCCCTGCCGCAGCCGCCGCCGGCCCAGGGCACCCCGTCCATGGACGAGCTCATCCAGCAGAGCCAGTGGAACctccagcagcaggagcagcacctgCTGGCGCTCAGACAG gaGCAGGTCACGGCGGCCGTGGCCCACGCCGTGGAGCAGCAGATGCAGAAGCTGCTGGAGGAGACGCAGCTGGACATGAACGAGTTCGACAACCTGCTGCAGCCCATCATCGACACCTGCACCAAGGACGCCATCTCG GCCGGCAAGAACTGGATGTTCAGCAACGCCAAGTCGCCGCCGCACTGCGAGCTGATGGCGGGCCACCTGCGCAGCCGCATCACAGCCGAGGGCGCGCACTTCGAGCTGCGGCTGCACCTCATCTACCTCATCAACGATGTGCTGCACCACTG GGCCCTGACGCGCGGAAGGTCTCTCCCTCACAGCCAGCGCAAGCAGGCCCGGGAGCTGCTGGCCGCCCTGCAGAAGGTCGTCGTGCCCATCTACTGCACCAGCTTCCTGGCCGTGGAGGaggacaagcagcagaagatcgccAGG ctcctgcagctctgggagaAGAACGGCTACTTCGACGACTCCATCATCCAGCAGCTGCAGAGCCCGGCGCTGGGGCTCGGCCAGTACCAG GCCACGCTCATCACCGAGTACTCGGCGGTGGTGCAGCCGGTGCAGCTGGCCTTCCAGCAGCAGATCCAGACCCTGAAGACGCAGCACGAGGAGTTCGtcaacagcctggcccagcagccgccgccgcagccacagccacagccacagctccagatgccacagatggaggccGACGTGAAGGccacgccgccgccgcccgctccGCCTCCGGCTCCCGCCCCGGCTCCGGCCCTGCCGCCAACCACCCAGCCCGGTGcgcggcccccggccccctcGGCGGGCTGCCCCGGGGCCCCGGCCACCCCAGCAGCCACCCAGCCTG ATGACAGCAAGCCGGCCATCCAGATGCCTGGCTCCTCGGACTACGACTCCGCGGGGGGCGTCCAGGACCCTGCAGCCGCTGGCCCCCGGGGCCCCGGGCCCCACGACCAGATCCCACCCAACAAGCCGCCATGGTTTGACCAGCCCCACCCCGTCGCTCCCTGGGGCCAACAGCAG CCTCCGGAGCAGCCCCCCTACCCGCACCACCAGGGCGGACCGCCCCACTGCCCGCCCTGGGGCAACAGCCACGAGGGCATGTGGGGCGAGCAGCGCGGGGACCCCGGCTGGAACGGCCAGCGCGACGCGCCCTGGGGCAACCAGCCCGACCCCAACTGGAACAGCCAGTTCGAGGGCCCCTGGAACAACCAGCACGAGCAGCCGCCCTGGGCCGGCGGCCAGCGCGAGCCGCCCTTCCGCGTGCAGCGGCCGCCGCCCTTCCGCGGGCCCTTCCCGCCACACCAGCAGCACCCGCAGTTCAACCAGCCGCCGCACCCGCACAACTTCAACCGCTTCCCGCCACGCTTCATGCAGGACGACTTCCCGCCGCGCCACCCCTTCGAGCGGCCGCCCTACCCGCACCGCTTCGACTACCCGCAGGGGGACTTCCCCGCCG ACATGGGCCCCCCGCACCACCACCCCGGCCACCGCATGCCGCACCCCGCCATCAATGAGCACCCACCCTGGGCGGGGCCCCAGCACCCCGACTTCGGCCCACCCCCCCACGGCTTCAACGGGCAGCCCCCCCACATGCGGCGGCAGGGCCCCCCGCACATCAACCACGACGACCCCAGCCTCGTCCCCAACGTGCCCTACTTCGACCTCCCCGCCGGCCTCATGGCGCCGCTCGTGAAG CTGGAAGACCACGAGTACAAGCCCCTGGACCCCAAGGACATCCGCCTGCCGCCCCCCATGCCGCCCAGCGAGAGGCTGCTGGCGGCCGTGGAGGCTTTCTACAGCCCGCCCTCGCATGACAGGCCCAGGAACAG CGAAGGCTGGGAGCAGAACGGCCTGTACGAGTTCTTCCGGGCCAAGATGCGGGCCCGGCGGCGGAAGGGCCAGGAGAAGAGGAACAG CGGCCCCTCCAGGTCCCGCAGCAGGTCCAAGAGCCGGGGCCGCTCGTCCTCCCGCTCGCACTCGCGCTCCTCCAAGTCGTCGGGCTCCTACTCCCGCTCGCGCTCGCGCTCCTGCTCCCGCTCCTACTCGCGCTCCAGGTCCAG GAGCCGGAGCCGGTCCCGCTCGTCCAGAAGCCGCTCCCGCTCCCGCTCGCGCTCCCGCTCCAAGTCCTACTCCCCGGGAAGGAGGCGCCGCTCGCGCTCCCGGAGCCCCACGCCACC TAACCGTCTTCGTTGTAGCTCCTCGGCCGGCCTGGGCGCTAACTCGGCGCCCCCCATCCCTGACTCGAGGCTCGGGGAGGAGAACAAGGGACATCAGATGCTCGTGAAGATGG gcTGGAGCGGCTCCGGCGGCCTGGGCGCGAAGGAGCAGGGCATCCAGGACCCCATCAAAGGGGGCGACGTGCGCGACAAGTGGGACCAGTACAAGGGCGTGGGCGTGGCGCTGGACGACCCCTACGAGAACTACCGGCGCAACAAGAGCTACTCCTTCATCGCCCGCATGAAGGCCAGGGACGAGT TCTCCACGTTCGGGGCccggaaggaggagaaggaagacctgACGCACGCCTAG